One genomic segment of candidate division WOR-3 bacterium includes these proteins:
- the trpA gene encoding tryptophan synthase subunit alpha — translation MMGSSKIQEKFKELKEKNEMALILYVTGGFPNLGESMKIIKTLSKSGADIIEIGIPFSDPIADGPTIQHSSQISLTKGTTLKKILSAVKKLKVNVPLVFMSYLNPLLAYGQEKFIKDMKDSGVSGLIIPDLPVEEASEWISLSKEYETELIFLLTPTSPLNRRKKIVSVSRGFVYCVTVTGTTGIRERLPSYLDKFLKEVKKLTDLPIAVGFGISTPEQIKMLHGKADGVILGSRIIEAIINKENLIDLTRQLKEATKL, via the coding sequence ATGATGGGATCTTCAAAAATCCAAGAAAAATTCAAAGAATTAAAAGAAAAAAATGAGATGGCTTTAATTCTTTATGTAACAGGAGGATTTCCAAATCTTGGAGAATCAATGAAGATTATAAAAACTCTATCAAAAAGTGGTGCAGATATAATTGAGATAGGAATACCTTTTTCAGATCCCATTGCGGATGGCCCCACAATACAACACTCCTCACAAATATCTTTAACAAAAGGGACTACATTAAAGAAAATACTTTCTGCTGTAAAAAAATTAAAAGTGAATGTCCCTCTTGTTTTCATGAGCTATTTGAATCCCCTACTTGCCTACGGACAGGAAAAATTCATAAAAGATATGAAAGACAGTGGGGTAAGTGGTCTTATAATTCCAGACTTACCTGTTGAAGAAGCATCAGAATGGATTTCTTTATCTAAAGAATACGAAACAGAACTTATCTTTCTTTTAACCCCTACCTCTCCATTAAATAGAAGGAAAAAAATTGTAAGCGTATCAAGGGGTTTTGTGTATTGCGTTACAGTAACAGGAACCACAGGAATTAGAGAAAGACTCCCAAGCTATCTTGATAAATTCCTAAAAGAAGTAAAAAAATTAACAGACCTACCAATAGCTGTGGGATTTGGAATCTCAACCCCAGAGCAAATAAAAATGCTTCACGGAAAAGCCGATGGTGTAATTTTAGGAAGTAGAATAATAGAAGCAATAATAAATAAAGAAAATTTGATAGATTTAACCCGACAACTTAAAGAGGCAACAAAACTATGA